From the Trifolium pratense cultivar HEN17-A07 linkage group LG4, ARS_RC_1.1, whole genome shotgun sequence genome, the window AATAGTAGAGTATTGTAAGAAACATATGTGTACTATATCTTCAGATATTCAAATGGATTGACGGGTTCAATCATTGTGACACCCCGATTTTCGAGTATTTGGAATGTGTATTTGTACTAAGATGAAAATTCAATCGCAAGACATTTTCGTTTATGCATCTGTTTGATCGTTATATCTGTGAGTAAATCAAGGATTATACTAAAATGGGGGGAGTTTGTTGGTGATTTTAGTATCAACAATGTATTTTGGTAGTAATGTGATTTATTATAGGCCAATGCAATTATGCGTTAAGTTTGAAACGAGTCAGGGTAGTGCAGAGTGCACGCTCGTCAAGGCAAACGTGTAATTGAATACGAATAATTGAAACGGGGTTTTCGAAAAGGTGTGCTTGTTCGTTTGAATagtcgtaccctttcccaacagacatgaccgtttgaatagtcgtaccctttcccaacAGACATGACCGTTTTTTTCGAAAAGGTGTGCCTGTTCGTTTTCTGTTATTGGTCTCCTATATAAGGAGTCATTTGGCCTCGGTTTTAAGAAACGAAAAATACTTCCTCTCTTCATTCTGATCTGTTCTCTATTGTCAGAAACAGATTGCTCTTCGATAATTATCCCCGCAAAGATTTCGTGAACCCAGACAAGAATAGGGTCGAAATACTTTGTTCGGAAAGTGAACGAACACGATTCTTCGAAGATATCCAGGATTATCATACCGTATTTCTAACATGCAGTATCCTCTTTGAGATTTCTGGGTTTTTCTTAGTACCTTCTAAACTCCAAAATTGCCtttgaaaatttaaatcttCTAAAAATCGCTCTAAAAACTAGAAATAAAATAGCAGATCTGCATATTTAGGTTCAACATCAATAACATATTtgggttaaaaaaaaaggtcaaaatttttttttcccgtaaatttttatattcccaattgaaaatgaaaatggaaaaaatactagatatataatttgttaaaagaaaactaaaaaataaaatctcataaacTAAATGCttctaaatttaatatatatagttttgattttaaaaacattataaaaaaaaaaaacttacagcAGTAAAGTTAAATCATTTATTCATAAaagtataaaagaaaaataaattaaaaaacctACTAATACACTGTAGCAACAATTTGCCTATGATTCATCCACACCACACCATTCATTGTTTATTCAACACATCTAATGATGGAAAAGTACTCTTCACTAGTGAGAGATATGACATGCTTACCCACCTTAGAATCCGCCTGATAATAAAGGTCATGTTATAAGAAACCAAAGGTAATAGTTTTGCATTGTGAACAACAATTCTTAAACTTTTTTGAAGTTGAATTTAAATCGGGTGAATTAACGTTGAAAATTGTTATTAATAAGCCAAATGATAGAGTGGATTGATGGTACTTTAAAAGTGTGTTATTATTCTTTTGGAGCAAAATGTGCTTTGGTCAGAGTCGGagcttcattttcttcaaaaccGTCGCACTGCTTTCTTCTTACAAATAACCTTAATTTTcaattggcttaaatgcagttttacctccctgttttgaaaaatgcggaattttacctcctattttaaaatgtagaactttacccccctattttataatttgttggattttgccccccacaaaatttctgcacaaaatctgcttctgagcctcaaattcaaagtttcgcacataactcaatttggatcaataattcaccaaattgGTACCGAAAcaaccgtaatcgagttagttttccagaaaattaaactccactaaatttggagtgacagagagagattaattaccgttttagagAAGatatgttcaaattaattatcgtatgaaactactactggtattttcgtcatgcctctcaccctgtagctcattttttaatactatttacatgtatggaaaactaacgaaattacccttgttggcatttcaatttcgtcgaatttggagttacgatgcgttcggtagacgatgttgaatttgaaggtcacaagtagatttctgcaaaattagtaattggacagaccttcactaaaacggtaattaatctctctctataactccaaatttagtggggtttgattatgtgaaaAGCTAACTTGATTACGGTTGTTTCGGTatcagttttgtgaattattgatccaaattgagttctgtgcgaagctttgaacttgaagctcagaagcagattttgtgcaaaattttggtggggggcaaaatccaacaaattataaaataggggggtaaaattccgcattttaaaatagggggtacaattccgcatttttcaaaatagggggggtaaaactgcatttaagccttttcaATTTCTAATTAACCCATTTTCTTTTAACAttctcttttttaattaattttttttttgaaaaaagaaaaaagttatttacaatttaaaatttaaatgaaaattaaattaaatatccaTGTCATAAAAAAAACCTACTCAGCATctgccacatcagcaaaaatttcAGCTCaaggacattttttttttatcagaactaaaatcaaaacaagcgtAATTATGAAGACCATTTTcatatttaacatattttttaatattttcctcTCATGTTGGGTGAGAGGGAAATGATAGTTATTGCTTAAAGTAAAAAAGTTGtcgtttttatttatttatagatgaAAATGAAAGACAGTAAATTTCgataaaacaaaatgaaaaatagtTGAAGCAACTAGGTTTAATCTAATGGTGAAAAATTTAGATAATATGTATGAAGTCCTGGATTCGATCCTCTCCTCCGTTGTAaatcaaaaagaaagaaaaaaacattaattatttttttttgaaataaccttaattttcaatttctaatTAACCCATTTTCTTATTACAttctcttttttaattaattattttttttgaaaaaagaaaaaagttatttaaaatttaaatgaaaattaaattaaatatccaTGTCATAAAAAAATCCTACTCAGCATCTGGCACATCAGCATAAAATTTAGCTCAAGGACATTTTTTTTACtaggactaaaatcaaaacaagcgtAATTATGGAGACCATTTtcatatttaacatttttttaatattttcctcTCATGTTGGGTGAGAGGGAAATGATAGTTATTgcttaaagtaaaaaaattgtcgtttttatttatttacagaTGAAAATGAAAGACAGTAAAAATCTGTCTTTCTCCATTTCTTCTGTTTTAGGTTGCCTGATTTAAGGTGGATGCTAGCGTGAGTTAGTATAGCATGTCTCCCACCAATGAGTCATGTGGATcggattgaatgtgtacgtgatattatggtgtactgtcagcattatattattttctatttttgaaaaaaagtttccgattttttcgaaaaaaagttttcgatcttttttgtggaaaaaattttcgatttttttttcggaaaaaagtttccgattttcGGGAGaaaattttcgattttagataaaaacaatttcggaggttttgtctgaacaaaaaagattccgttcttttttcgggaaaaaagtttcggttattttccggaaaaaaagtttccgatatttttctggaaaatttctaatattttattcgaaaaaaagttttaaatattttctattttttcacttttttttgtaTCAGCAATACTTTTTGAGatgaacatttcgaaactattttccccaaaaaatcgggaacttttttccggaaaacatCGGaactttttccagaaaaaatCGAAatctttttttcggaaaaaatccgaaactttttttccgaaaaaataacggaaacttttttttccagaaaaactccggaattgtttttatctgaaattgaaatttttcccctaaaaaatcgggaacttttttcgggaaaaaaaattgataattttttccagaaaaaatatcaaaaacttgtttttcaaaaaaaaaaaaaaattaatactgacagtacatcataatatcatgtacacattcaatccagaCCACATAACACATGACTCATcggtgagagacctatcatggtCTCCACCCTAGAATCTGCCTTgatttaatgataaaaaatttagataGTATGTATAAAGTCCATTCGATCCTCTCCTCCGTtgtaaatcaaaaaaaaaaaaaaaaaagttgtgtcAAATCTAAAACACCGTCCAATGACGGACGTATTCTCCCGCTACCATCATCACCCGCAACGAGAAACACGATAGTGGCAATACCGTAATATTTCCATTTCCCAGTGGCATTTTATCGGCATTTCACACCTATCACCTCTATAGATGAGTCAAACAACGCTACCGCAAGCTTTGCTTTCTTCTGTCTTTCTCcatttaattatttcaaaataattataaattaaaatcaaaatcaaaatcatcaaACCAAACTTGTCTCACGCATTAACACTTGCGTGAATTCCCAGGTACACTTTCTTCTCtgtttttcatgtttttttttttttttgttccaatTCAGTTTGTCTGTCTGTTCCACAATTTGATTAATAATAATTCATTACTTTTTGTTATGAATTGATATTAGTGAAAAAGAGTAGTTATTCATTGAAATTGGCTtgaaaattaagctataagtaTCTATGATTCTATTATATGTTGTTGCTGTTCATGAAGTGATTCAGTCTctacaaaaataaaactcaaattagTCTATGAGATATTTTCTTACCGGAGACAAATTAGTTTAATAGATGGACTAATTTGTCACCGGTATAAAAATGTTAGAGattaatttgagttttatttttgtcgGGGACTGAATTGACCCTCAGAAAATTGTGAGGACCAAAATGAGTTTTCattctttatttatattgttggttttgaattttttgacaTTGATCAATTATAGGCATAATTTAGTGTAgaaatttgttggatatttgcAGATTAACTGTTTGTTAAAAGGGTTTAACAAAAATTGGGAACTGCATCAAAATTCAGAATTCAGAAATGGGATCTGAAGGGCCAAAGGCAATTACAATACATGTAACTGGGTTTAAGAAGTTTCAAGGAGTGCCTATAAACCCTACAGAGTTTATTGTTAATAATCTGAAGGATTATGTTGAAAAGAAAGGTCTTCCAACTGGTGTTATTCTTGGAAGTTGCACTGTTCTTGAGGTAGCTGGTGATGGTGCACTTCCTCAGCTATATCAGACAATGGAATCTGTTGTGTCTAAAACAGATGCAACTAGCAATGCAAATGTTGTGTGGGTTAGTTAGTTATCTCTTATTCAATTTTGTCTTGTAATATTATATCTCAACTTATTTGTTGATACTGTTTGGATTGAcctatttgagtttatctactgcATGCGTaattgtgagactgtttgagatattttatagaaatagtttatgacatgtccataactTGGTTTCGGCTTATTTTCATATGCTTTCCAGGATAGgttatacataaacacactCATATGATTCATGCTTATCCTATAAGCGCTTATCTAAGCTATTTATCATATAAATTTAGGATCGGTTACCTTGGACAGTAACTAGCACACGTTTTGGAACAAAACCAAGGCTTTGCTTTAAAATGTcttaattatgttttaaaagaaatttaataaagTATGCAGTACATTACCATCTATTAAACTCGTAGAGACATATTGGATTgcatttgattttgaaatttagtTTTCATGTCATGTAATCTGTAGCATTTTGTTTCCATCATCACATTTATGCCCTGAAGTTGCTGATAGACATTATAACACATTGGCTGCATGAGAATTGGGAAGAAATAAACTCGCACCATTACAGTTATGCAATTGACACTTTGTTTAGTGTTATTTTGTTTCTCTGCATTTTCTTTCTGTTTCTAGGCACTCTTTTTATATGTTCCTCGTTAATTATGAGAAATTCTTTATATGTCAGTGTGGGAAGTTAGCGTTGTCAATCACAAATTGCAGAAAATAGTAGTTTGTTTGAATTCCGCTATGCTACAGTCCTATAAGCTATAGCGCTTCTAtagccactatttgacaacactttgtatTACATTACATATCGCTAAACTACAATGATTTGTTAAAATTCTATAGCCACTATTTGACAGCACTTTGTACTACATTACATATCACTAAACAACAATGGTTTGTTAAAATTCCACTATCCAATGATCGGTAGATGTTGAATAAAAGATACTGTGATGCAGAAATGCATGTTGATGATATAATCATATTTCCtggattattttgataatagaACTTTTTCATGAATTTATGCTTCAGCTTCACTTGGGGGTGAATAGTGGAGCTGCAAGGTTTGCCATTGAGCGATTGGCAGCGAATGAAGCCACTTTCCGCTGTTCTGATGAATTAGGATGGCAACCACAGGTGAGTTATGATCTTGCATCGGGTTTTTCTCTTACAGATGAAATTGGAAAAGCTACAAGATATTCTTATAAGGTTTGAATAATACCGTGTCTGCATTAACtgaattcatttttcttttttcaattttcctttTGCAGCAAGTCCCGATAGTCGTTGAGGATGGAGGAATTTCTCGAACAAGAGAGGTAAACCGCAATTACTTGTAAATTTTTATGGCGTGATAATGGCATGTTGGATTGCATTTTATCGACAAActagttttttcattttgtttaatatATTGGGAAAAGCTCAAATTCCACATTAGTTAGAAATAAGGCCTACATAAAACTTATAAAGCTTAGAAATCTTCACCTTAAAAATTGGTTGTGAGACTGAGTTAGGTCTAAAATGTTAATGTTGTATTAATCGGTTGAGAGATTGAGTGTTAATAACTGAAGAAAGATTATACTTTTCATTGATGTTGTAATCGTCGGTTgagaaaataattgaaagaacAAATTTATAAGGAAAGAAAAACACAACATTTTTTTGGATTGGGTTATGTTTGTGTTAAATAATGTGCATACCCCATTATTTATGTCGAAAAATTTAATGCCATGGAAAGTGGTCAGTGGTTGCATTTATGGTTATAAACTTGTAAGTTTGGTTTTTATTATCACGGCAACTTGGTTCAAAAGTAAAATGATATGAAAAATGCTAAGAGAGAACACACAATATTTGATCACGGAGTTCGGCCAATTGTGCATACGTCTCCAACTGTAGAGTGGCTGTAGCACCTTTCTATTATTCAAACTCAGGGTTTACAAAGTACAACTTAGGGATAAATACTACGGTCTAATTCATAAGGTTACCCTTGAGCCGTACCTCGAGCCATACCGAACAAAGTTCAATGATCATTTGAATGTTTAAATTGATGGAGAATTCTCTCAACCATAATGAACATGCAAAGGAATACCTTGTTTATGTCTCTCATACTTGCAAGCTATTATTGTACCCATGCTAtaaatgtctatatattttcCTAACTTTgctattattgtttattttgttttatgaagACTTCTCTACCTGTTGATGCAATCTTGAATTTCTTGAAGAAGGAAAAAGGTTATGATGTAATGGTATCAGATGACGCCGGGCGATTTGTTTGCAATTACGTGTATTACCACTCTCTCCGGTTCGCAGAACAGAAGGGTAACAAGTCTCTATTTGTCCATGTTCCTTTATTTTCGAGAATCGATGAAGAAACTCAGATGAGATTTATAGCCTCTCTTTTGGAGGCCATTGCTTCTGCATGTTAATGCAATTGATTGAATTGTTTACAAGGACTGCCATGTCCACTTTGTCATCTGGTTGTGTATGTAAATCATTTGCCTCCATAGAAATGCAA encodes:
- the LOC123921409 gene encoding pyrrolidone-carboxylate peptidase; the protein is MGSEGPKAITIHVTGFKKFQGVPINPTEFIVNNLKDYVEKKGLPTGVILGSCTVLEVAGDGALPQLYQTMESVVSKTDATSNANVVWLHLGVNSGAARFAIERLAANEATFRCSDELGWQPQQVPIVVEDGGISRTRETSLPVDAILNFLKKEKGYDVMVSDDAGRFVCNYVYYHSLRFAEQKGNKSLFVHVPLFSRIDEETQMRFIASLLEAIASAC